agaaattattgaataaagGTGAAgtccatattttaaatatattaaattatgcaCTTCAAAGGATATTAGTAAATTGTGTTATTAATAATCCGATTGAGAGGACCAATAATAAACCGTAGTttgagtttatatttatttattttgtcaaattttagcTATTATTGTTCGAGATCAACTCAAACCTCTTCTTTTAAGTAACAAGGTCTGAATTAAAAATCGTATTGAAGAGGATTTACTCCAATATCTCTTAAACCAACAAATTTTTAAGATCACGATCAAATGATTGAAAAGAACCTTTTTATATGTAAGTACTCTTTATTAAATCAAGAAgatgaactaattttaattaaacaattagtcAATCCTATAGATAAGGATAGTTACTAGGTTTAAtggattaaataataaaaaaagtgtacTCTGACAATGTTttacacaacaacaaaaactaatataagaatggtaataaataataaaatcaagaacGAAAGAATATGGAAggaataagttaaatttaacgaaaaaacACCATTCTACTACACTTTATCAAgaacaaaatgataatatatttgcAAATTGATAATACTATGACTAAGACTTTGATTGTCACCATAAAGCACATAGCCACATTAATAGTTAATTTGCAATAATGAGAAtagtatatattaattattgaaattcacaatatattccgatagaaaacataatattccattctaaataaaaacttaaaacttatttattatcTCGTAATAAGTCAAACTGTTAATAACAAAGAATCAATAATCTAGATTAGGCCTATATGAATCCATGCAATCTATCATATTTgcattaaaaaaagttaaacaagtgaaattaaatatgtaaaccTTCCTTTTACTCcatataaaatatactaaatgaCCCTACAAGCAAAGTTGAAATAAACCATTTGGATTGATGAGAAATTGCTTAAATTGTTGTGTTGCAAAAGTGATATATAAGATGATAGAAATCAAGTATGAAAGCTTTCCGTTAATCTGAAAACCTTCGATAACTTGCTATATCAATATAAGGGATTTCATCCTTTTATTAcaatttgatattattatttaggAATGTTTTTATCAGCTTAGAACTAAGATACTAAGTTTCATGAAATATATCTAAACACTATTTTCTTTAACAGAGAAATACTCTAATATAGAAGTAAgctctaaaaaatatttcaaatatctaaatattatattgaagttATAATCAAGAATTAATTTGTTCCAACAAAATTCTTctattgaattttcttttaatataaccTCATAAACTAACAAAAGAGTAATACATATATGtatcataaataaaagtaaataatagataattataatttattttttatatctttattctAAAATTAACTTTCTCgtgattatattattttatactcaGTTATATAAGATGATAAAagaatttcaataatttaaaatcataattatacaCAGTTTTGGAATAGAATgtataaaagaattttaaataacttaaaaactAGATCAAGTGAAGAAGACATGATTCttcatgaaatatatatttttctagatctttatgaaaaaaaaaacattattctCATCCATTAGATAAAGTTACCAACTAtacaatttgttttattttcccCTTTATAGCCACATTTGTTTTTCAAAGAATTTGGTATGTTGAGGCAGGTCAACCAAAATCTTAGTGTCATTTTTGTCTAAGGTTGTCAACTCATCATTCATATCTATCATAGCATACCATATTaagaaaaagtttaacaaattaaaaatcgCACTGAATACAGAAACAGAAATAATAaggaggaaaaaaataaaagaaatactctATTTTTCGTCAATTCtatagtattaaaataaattcagaaaaaaagagagtagtTCGTACAATCCATCCTTTcaccaattttattattttttagtggGAATGATGACAAATCAATAGTCCTTATTAAACTTTTCTACTTGTTCTTGTATTCTAaagtttatataagaaaaaaaaaataacggatggaaatataaaataatgaagatttattgtgttataaattttaataaatattgttttattaaattaaataattcactTTGTAGTGTAAGTTGATTTgcaacatatattttattagtatcaGAAGTTAGAGATGAGAGGTAGGGTGTTGAAAATAAGAACAGAAACATTAACATACTAACATTTTGTCCTCTTTATTGGAAGGAGTAAGAGAGAACAGTGACACAAGTGAAAAATAGAATGAATATTCATCAAATGAAGCATATAATATATAGTgtatatagaaaagaaaaagaaaaattggttAATATTGTGAATAGATTAGGTGAGGGAAATTATAAATTACTCAAACCAATAATCAGTAGTCAAATTGTATTAGATTTGATTGGAAGGAAACTTTGCAACGAAGTAATCCAAACATCTAATCAAATAATTACTGGAATTGAATAAACTAATAATCATTACCTAatgactaaaataataatacttaacaGCGGAAATACATCAGGTGGCGCCATTGAATGGCATTGGTAGCTTTTGCTCTCTAAAAATCTCAAAGAGCTAAGCTATGTCTATGTATGAcacttatattaattaattatacacAATATTTTAATGACAAAGATTTGACAATTGACAATTCTAATAGTGTTAAGTGTGATTGATTACTTTaatatcttaattattatacttcatatttattaaaagtttcaTCTTAAAATTTGACTCCATAATTAAAAgatagaaattttatttttgtttttactagtgttgaagtattttattaaaaattagaatagaAAGTAAAGATGAATGAGTGAGAGTAGAAGAAACAAGTTGGTCCTTTGAATTGAAATAGCAAGGGTAAGTTGAGAAAAGAAGGGGTCCATGTGAAAGGGTAGGGTTTGTGTATGGTCAAAAGGGAGGACCCACTAAAAGTAAGAAAAAGTGCATCACTGCACAAAACATGAAGACCTGCTGCATCTTCCATGATTAACTTGATTGTCTCACGCGTACGTAGACATACACCTAGCTCTTTTGCCTTTTCTCCTCAATTTGATGcctaaatttggttttgaaCCACCATACAAAAGCCTACATCTTCAAAACAAACTATTTTCTCAGCTTAATCAAGAACAACCAACaacaataagaaaattaaataaaaactttctAAACAACTTTATTTCTCCTCTTTTCTGTACACATTATTTATTACTCAGAAGGAAATGTAccacttttagttttattaattacaatgtgcattttaagtttaattatttcaatataaataaacaatgtattagttttcaaatattattgtaatgGATACAAAACTTGTAtatagaaaaacttttaaaaatcaaaCTTGTATAGAGAAAACTcacagaattttttttaaagaaattataattttttttaaataaatgtcaCCTAATAATagactttattatttattatttataaattgtattttaataattaattattcaaactTTATCTTGTACTTCTAACTAATTTGTAATCTTGATTGAAGGATagaaatcataataataaagataagactaacaataaataataataactttgtTTGGACATTTTATATATGCTAGAATTTTTTTAGTCTGACactattaaataagaaaaaaattagaatatttatTTCCATTTGTCTTGTTCTTTGGatttataattttcacttaATCTATCTTTAATTAAGCCTGTGCAatcttaatattaattttagaagaTTAAACGTGGCCTTAGACTACTATTCCCACAACTAATTATAACATTGTCAACCAAAATacttattcttcttttttattctacATGTACACATGATCTTCCTAATCAATTCTTAATCAATGTTCATTCTTTGTTTTAATAcgtttatgataaattattaaacaaataaaaatagctTTAGACACatgttaaattatgtattataacTAAAACTGatatatctaaaaatatctaTTCATCATAATTTTAGTGAAAGTACagtttcaaactaaaatatcaaTTGTCATGGTTAATTATATACAGCTATATTTACATGTATAATTCACCATTTACAATATGTTAACATTATATTGATCTGATTatgaaagaaaatgattataatAAAGTCTAATAATTTGAGTCttataaataagtaaagaatagatccaaaagaaaagaagtacagattatctaataaaagttaaatacaaatatacaaATCTTGatctttaaaatgtttaaaaaaataaaacatttatacaaGGAATGTAGAACAATGAACATAAAGGTATAAAGACAGTTTTAGTTTTAGCATATAGGTGGAGTTTGAATGAGCGGAATACGAAATAAGAAGGATAAGGTTGTAAAATTTGTGaatgaatgataatataatgaGATTGATTAAGATTTATTTAGGTAAAGAAAGAGTTTGAATATTTTTGCAGGATGAGTACCGTTGTGTCAGAGTGATTGTTATGAgtgagaaagagaaaatgaacAGAAACGAAGAAGACAGGCAATTCGTTGTTGGGTTTATGTAACTCTGTACCTCTTTTCCCTTCAACCCTGCCCTACTGCACTGCACctcttatgaaaaataaaattacctatcattttctttatgatttaataactttaataacaTTGTCAAGTAGTAATTCTATGAGGAATCTTTATGGACAGTACCGGTACCAATTAAGTGCTGCAAAACAAAACATTGGTTTGTGGGTGCGGtgactaaataataataataaataaataaacagtaTTTTAGCAATAAATAAATTCACTCAATATAGTGATGCTGATGATGAATGGTGCCCCACCCAACCCTTATCACAAGAGTCTATATAAAACCACTGTTCTTCGTTGATGCTGGCTAGCTGGGTCCATCCCTCAATATGCCAACTTCAGTGTGCACCCCACCACGCAAACATTCATGATTTCCCTCACATTGAAACCAGGGACACTGTCAAATACTATAATGTCCAAAAGCAACACAAACCATTCTTTAATGGACATCATGTTACTGTGCGTGCCAGAAcagattataaaaaataataacatcattgtgaaaataaattaagtctTTTGACGGAGAAAGGACTGAAGAGAGATGCATTTTTTTGTTTAACccattctatttctttttcttcttttttttttttgtttttcttctgaaatttatTCCTGTTGGCAACATATAAACACACATAAACATCTCACATGGCGGAGGTCCATCATCACCATATCCTGAGTTACATGATGATCTCATAGTTCTcactatcataaaatattataaaatctataaattaCTCCCTTATGGTAACCAAAAGCTCTAGTTTAACTTGGAGAAAAGggataaagaagaaaattgaagaaacacCAAACTAAAATTGAAACTGATTTCCATTGTATAATATTGCATCATCAGATTAGAAAGGACTTTGCATCCATAACCAGACAACCCTCTTATCAGCATCAGCATCATCACCACCACCCATTACTCTTCACATAACACTGCAGCTGGAAGTATTCTCATCACTGAAGAAGTTGGAATATGGCTCgtgaggaggaggaggagggtaGCTATAAGGAGGAGGGTACATGTAATTCACTGCCATAGGAGGCCTAGCATACATCATTGGTTGAAATCTATCATTCCCCATTGCCCTTTGTTGGTTCATCATTGCAGCCATGTATTGCTGTTGTTGGTAAGGATTGCCACCCATCATATCTGGACCACCGCCGCCACCGCCGCCACCACCACCTTGGAAGTATCCTCCACTGCCGCCGCCACCACCACCGGCGTTCATGGGTGCTGCAGCTGGAAGGCCTTGAACTGCTGGGATGTTACCCATCTGGGACATTGGCATGTTGCCCATGGGAATGCTCATGTTACCCATAGGACCCACATTAGCTCCAACCATACTAGGAGTATGACTACCCATGTTTGGAAACATGTTCATAGCTTGAACACCTTCACCCATTCCATTATTACCCTTCTTTCCTCCATTCCCATTGCTATTTGGAGGAacaccaccgccaccaccatTATTCTTGTTGTTTCCATTCTTACCATCTGCCATTCCACCTCCATTTTTCCCACCATTGTTTTTGTTACCTCCACCTTGATTATGATTATtgccaccaccacctccaccacctccgCCCCCACCACCCCCACCACCTTTCTTTCCTCCATTACCTCCACCGCCCATGTTATGCACTTGCACAGGCAAAGGTcctcctccacctccacctcctTTCTTCCCGTTacctccacctccaccaccgTTGCCACCTTTCTGAGCATTCATCATGTTATTCAACATCATCTGAGCCCCATTAGACATAGGGGCATTACCCATGGGGGGCTTACCCATAGGGggcttcatcatcatcatcttatTCAGAGGATGCTGAGGGTCATCCATCTCATCTTCATACAACTCATCATCCAACTCATCATCAAACTCGTCATCAAATTCATCATCAGACAAATCATCTTCCTCAGGCAAACTGAACTTCACTCCTTTGACGGGGTTGGGGTTCTGGTTGGGCATTTTCATGTCCTTGAATTGAGGCAGCTTCAGATCTTGGAACCCTTTCATCTGCTGAAGTTGCTGCAGATGCTGCTGAAGCTGCTGTTGAGGGTTCTGCTGTTGGGGGTTCTGCCCTTGTTGATTATTACCCTTTGGCTGGTTATTCCCACCACCCTTCTGACCCTGACCCTTGTTGTTTCCCCCACCTTTACCATTGTCAATTTGCATGTTCTTCATCTGGTTGGCGATGTTGTTCGGGTTGTTGTTGCTACTATTGTTGTTTCCTTTGGAAGGGGCACCCCAGAGTTCTGCATGTTTCCCTGACTTTGCAAGCTTCTTGATGAGAACATTGGGGTCCACAAACCCTGAAACCGTCACCTTCCCTTGTTCTGCATCTATCTCGGTGGTAAACACCCCTGTGAAATAGACTCAATAAATATCCAGGCACACTATTTATTCAAGATATGGGTAGTGATatgagattttgtttttttcctccGAGttacagaataaaaataaaaccttcaagaatgaaacataaattggtctttttcttctctttccttttctaACAGAGTGAGATAGATGCATACATACCATCAATCTTCTGCAAGATTTT
This portion of the Vigna unguiculata cultivar IT97K-499-35 chromosome 6, ASM411807v1, whole genome shotgun sequence genome encodes:
- the LOC114187911 gene encoding heavy metal-associated isoprenylated plant protein 33, translating into MSKEEILKIQKCVLRVNIHCDGCKSKVKKILQKIDGVFTTEIDAEQGKVTVSGFVDPNVLIKKLAKSGKHAELWGAPSKGNNNSSNNNPNNIANQMKNMQIDNGKGGGNNKGQGQKGGGNNQPKGNNQQGQNPQQQNPQQQLQQHLQQLQQMKGFQDLKLPQFKDMKMPNQNPNPVKGVKFSLPEEDDLSDDEFDDEFDDELDDELYEDEMDDPQHPLNKMMMMKPPMGKPPMGNAPMSNGAQMMLNNMMNAQKGGNGGGGGGNGKKGGGGGGGPLPVQVHNMGGGGNGGKKGGGGGGGGGGGGGGGNNHNQGGGNKNNGGKNGGGMADGKNGNNKNNGGGGGVPPNSNGNGGKKGNNGMGEGVQAMNMFPNMGSHTPSMVGANVGPMGNMSIPMGNMPMSQMGNIPAVQGLPAAAPMNAGGGGGGSGGYFQGGGGGGGGGGPDMMGGNPYQQQQYMAAMMNQQRAMGNDRFQPMMYARPPMAVNYMYPPPYSYPPPPPHEPYSNFFSDENTSSCSVM